ctaattcgagtcccagctgcttctcttccaatccagctccctgctaatgtgcctgggaaagcagtggaagatggcccgagtccttgggcctctgcacccacgtgcaagacctggaaaaatctcctggctcctgtcttcagatcattcctgctccagctgttgcagccatttgaggagtgagccagcagatggaagacctctctctctctctgtctgtacttctctctgtgtaactgtctttcaaataaataaaataaatctttaaaattaaaaaatgcattatattTATGCAGATTAGAATTCAGTTAGGCCATTTCTATTCACCCTGATCTTTATCATTTAATTGGTATATCCATATCAGTTATATTTAATGCAGTCATTAATATCAGATTAATTTGTTCgatattttcaattaattatattaaatatttattttttaaaaaataatcctgtCTCCATATGGGGGATATAGattaagttccaggttcctgacttcagactggcacgtttttggaaagtaaactagtaaatggaagttttccctctctctctttctctctctctcatttctttttttttcttaaatatttattttatatatatgaaagagttacagagagagagaggtcttccattccgttaGTTTACtcatgaccacaacagccagagctgaactgatctgaagccaggagacaggagcttcttctgggtctcccacacgggtgcaggggccccaggacttgggccatcttctactgcttccccacgccatagcagagagctgaatcagaagaggagcagctgggactcgaacctgtgcccatatgggatactggcacttcaggccagggctttaacctgctgcaccacagcgccggccccgtgatGCCATATTTCTAACATATGAAGAACTTTATTTTACAATTCTTATAGTGCAAAAATTCATGGATTCCAACATTCCCACATCTCAAAGGTAACAATGAATACATGACTAACAAGTGTGCAGGAAGAAAAAGTCAAATGGCTTTGGGTGCatcccctgcccccgccctcttTCTTCAGTGCACACTCCACAGCTCTCAAGTTCGTCCATCTTACCGGTGCGAGCATATCCCTGCCAACATTTTCTTTCCAATGGAATATTTTTAGAGAAACACAGTCAAGCAAGAACAACTAATACTCAGCTTCCATTATTGTAAACACAGTTTTATAAGATATTTCTATTGTTTgcagtatttttcaaaatttctaaacTTTACACATATATGGATTACTTTTCCCTAATATTGTCTGTTATTAAAACATTAGAATGCTGCTTACATGATCATCTGTATTTTTTAAGTTCTGAttttatgataattttaaaatatctaggttaatgccggcactgcggctcaaaaggctaatcctccacctgcggtgccaacaaaccaggttctagtcccagtcagagcaccagattctgtcccggttgctcctcttccagtccagctctctgctgtggctgagagggcagtggaggatggcccaagtccttgggccctgcaccccatgggagaccaggggaagcacctggctcctggcttcggatcagcgcggtgcactggccgcggggcactggccgcagcggccactgagggacgaaccaacgaaaaaggaagacttttctctctgtctctctctctctcattgtccactctgcctgtcaaaaaaaaatctagattaaatgcattaaatatacatattggcatttggttaaaatatataacttaaaataaataattacgtttaaaatttcaatttaagattttttttcatttattttactgagTCATGTCAGGCGAAGGTTTCTGTACAAGAATGTTcacaatatgtatgtatattaggAGTCGAGAATTCTTGTGAAGAGAACCAATCAGCACAGGGTGTGAAGAACCTCATTTGTCTCCGGGCAGTCTGTTCCATAACCTGCTTCAGATGAATTAAGAACTTctattcatttaggtcttcttctttattttttttttcttttccatggtatcttggctttccatgcctacaatactctcatgggctcttcagccagatccgaatgccttaagggctgattctgaggccagagtgttgtttaggacgtctgccattctatgagtctgctgtgtatcccgcttcccatgttggatccttctctccctttttgattctatcagttagtagatcccagtggaaagaacggggccatcaaagaaggaggtacctttctctgaagggaggagagaacttccactttgactatgaccctatcggaataagatcaaagtcagcgaactctaaaggcttccatagccctggcaactcatgactagagcctagggagattactgatgccatgaacaggagtgtcaaattgttaagtcagcaacagaagtcactgtgtacttacatcccatgtgggatctgtccttaacgtgttgtctaatgtgcagtgatgctataactagtactgaaacagtatttttacactttgtgtttctgcgtgggtacaaactgatgagatctttactaattatatactgaatcgatcttctgtatataaagataattggaaatgaaaaaaaaaaacctggtgttaaattggaaatggcatagaaaattaattaattttttaaaaaaatattatgtaggatctttgtctttaatgtgctggacactcttatttaatgctataactagtactccaacagtattttttttcactttgtgttgctatatgggggtaaactgttgaaatcgttacctaatatatactaaactgatcctctgtatataaagagaattgaaaatgaatcatgatgtgattggaaggggagagggagcgggagaggggagggttgtgggtgggagggaagttttgggagggggaagccattgtaacccattagctgtactttggaaatttatattcattaaataaaagtttaataaaaaaaagaacttctattCAACTCAACGAGCATTTGTTGACTACATACTTCACTCACAGCACAGAGTCTTCATAAACAAACTTCTCAGTCTAGCTGAAGAGTAGCCTTGAGCTGTACAGCTAAAAGTAGATCTGGAATGTAagtaattttgaatgttttcaaataGAAATTAGTAGACAGCAGTTTTTtgtttcacattatttttattgtgCAATTTATTAAAAGAATCATCTAAAGCAACTAATTCATACACATAGGACTTGTTGGTGACAAAGAATCAGTGGGAATGATGATCAGTGAAAAACAGAATTGTTGCCTTTGCAAGGTCACGTGCTTCACTAACTTTGTAACTGAAGAGATCACATGACTGACTCTCAGTATACAGGCCTTTGCATCAAAATGGCACAGTTGGCAGCTATAAAATGACTACTTACAGTTCTCCAAGTTCCTATATTTTCATCTGGAAAATTCTGAAAAAGATTTTTGAGAATAAATCATAGCAATGTTTCATATTGAAATTCAATAGCCCTTTGTTCCATTCTCCTTTGAGAAAGTTACTTTTCCAATGGAATAAAAGTAAACATAAAATTACAGGTTGGAGGAGTCGATGGAATCCGTTTTAATTATGGAGACTCTCAACCCTGAGACAGCAAATATACCCAGAGGACTTGTttgataaatcataaaaaaatggtGAAAACTTCTTAAACCTCCTCCTGATTTCAGCTGGTACTGTGACTTGCTTTGACAGGTAGAATATAATGGAAGTGATGCTTTCAGTTCTAATTTTAATTCAAAAGgccctgctttttctttcttgaatgaGGGAGCCCTCTATCACCTAGGAACAAGCTCCAGCCAGCCTTGCTGGATCAGCAGCCCACATGGGGAGAAGCCCAGGAATCCTAGCTGAACTAATGCTGCAGACAAGTGAGGGAGCCCGCTGAGCACAATTGTGTTTCCCAGCAACAAGCTCCTACACACTCACAGAGGCTCAGGGAGAAGGCTCAGTTGCTGAGGTTACAGGCTGTCCCTGGGTAGGCCTGATGTTACTATTGTTGTTAGCGTTCTGAATATTTGTCATTATACACTTGACAATATTtggtatgtgccaggcactggaatATGTGAGGGATCTTtgcaaagttcatgaaaatgtatgctataaaactataaatttcaaaaaaattgcttgcaccaaaataaattcatcttttaattctcatcataaaTTTCTTGAAGTATCCTTGCATTTGAACTTTATCATTTGTACTTTTTTATAACTTCATGATATTAAATATAATGTAATAGTTTTAATCCCACTTTATAAAAAATAGCTCCAAGCTTTAGGTATTTTGAGCAATTTTACCAAGATGGTGCAGCTTATCAAGGCCAGTACTAAAATTTTATTACAAAGCCCatcttatttttactttgatactctggactctgtgtttttgtttttgggttttggtttttggttttttggttttgttttttttttgttttttttttttttttttggaaacactttTAACTACTGCAAGACAGCAGAAGTCTTGAcaccaaaatacaaaatatatagatTACTCAAAACAGGAAAATAATCTGTATAAAATTCATACAGTTACTGTGGACAGCATCTCATGGCATTATTACCCCTTTTGCTGCCCTGACAGAAAACAAGTGAAGCTTTTGAGAACTTGAGAAGATCTTGGCCAACTGGGTTTACACCAGCAGAAAAGGCTGCTGCAGGCATAGATCGCCTGGGTAGGAGAGTCAACTTAAGATCTAGAGAACTCTGAATGCGATATAggaacacaaagaaacacagctaACCCACattcagaaggagagaaaggggagggggtgaggacTGCCACAGAGGGGAATGAACTCAGGGAAGAATTTCTGGGAACTGTAACTCAAAATATCCTGACAACTATTATTGAAGATCTCATGAATCCATGAGGCCACCCATAGTCCCCACCCCCATGCTActcgcagacacacacacacacacacacacacacacgagagaaaGCTCTGATTCAGCGTCCTCCCTCCACTCATGGAGAATTCTCTCCGTGCACTCTAGAAGCGGCATCAGAAGCAGGGGATTTCCCTTTTTTGCCTCTGGGCCTCTTGAAACAGGCTCTGCAGCTGGCAACTGAGGTGTCATCATAGGGGATTTTTCTGATTGGCCAAATGCTGACCTGAAGGGGTTTGGTTTGGTCCTCTTTAGATTAGTTGGCTCAGCCCTCGATTTCTGTGCACCTCAGAGCAGCAGCTGCTGGGACCACCTTGAGAAGAGGATGATTCCCAACAAAGCACTGATCCTAGGGGCCCTTGCCCTGACCACCATGATGAGCCGGTGTAGAGCCGAAGACATTGTGGGTGAGTGCATGGCTGATGGTTGTCCCCGGGAGCTGAAAAAAGATAGAAATTGGCTAAGATTTCCTATGGGCCTTCTCAGTAGTAAGAGGTTTAAAAATTACAGCTGTTGCTCCTTTGGGAAACTAAAGTCCCAACTCAGTTTATTTGCTACCTGTGCTGTTGAGAGTTCCCGAAGGATATTCTTCCATTTATGACAGAGCCAGGGAACGTGGCCTGGAAGTCTCTGTGACACTCGATTGTGACTACCTCAAAGGCCAGGGTCATTTCCACAGTGGACCACATTTCATTATTAAATATGTAGGAATATTATTCCTAAATTTCTCTGACCAATGTTTGAAACTTTTTATGTCTcctgtaatatattttaagttaaatagCTGCATGAATTATGTATACTATACCCACATCCAATAAAGATGTCTTTTTCTTGAGCTTAGATTTGGACACAGTGCCGAGAACTGGCACCAGTGGGGACTAAGCTAGCTTTCCAGGAGACAGTCCAGCTTTAGTTGTGATTTTACCACATGGTTCTCTTAAACTCAGTTAACTGATGTGGGTAAGATGGGTATGTAAATATGCTTTATAAGTAGTGGAAACACAACAGTGCCAACACTTACTGATTTTTACTTATTCCTATCACAGATATATCATCATATTTTTCTTTAGCAAAGAAAGGAATAtattcacttttctgttaaaattgagAAATTTAGGATTAAAATTTTGGTaaatcaaattttttattttaaagtcattaaTACAAATAGCCTGTTTTTCAGCCCATCTAGTAAAGTCCTATGAAAGGAAAATGGGCAAGTTTACAATTATTAATGATTTGCTCCTTTGGGTCTCCCTGCCATTGTTGTCCATCTCTTTCCACCCTTTCTCCATGCCATGCTTTGCCTTTCCTTTCAGGATCCATCCCTGATTCCCTGCCATTTTAGagacatggatttttaaaaaaatgaaagttgaaaATCAAATACttaaatgggaaaatgaaatggaTGTTACTCTCATCTTTAGCAAGCTTATTAACCAGGGCTACTCCCATTCTTACTGTGTCTGATAGTGGACGTTCTCCCAGAGTATTTGGCTTCTTTGTTCTGCATTTCCTGTCTTCAATATCACACTGGAATATCCTGGTCAGATTCAAGTTATCCATTTGAAACAGTGGGTACAGTTCTGAGGGCCCATGATCCTTGTAGGGCTACATGAAAACGTTTAACTCTTTaatattagaagaaaaatgaagttacAGCATCTCTctcagaaaatgttttaaattttaatttaacctTATTGTAAGTATCTTTACATTAGTATAATCATAAAACATGATTTTCGATATTTTTTGGAGAAGTAGGTTCATGAAAGCAACAGTGCATGGACTTCACAAGACTTACTGCAACCATGGTCATCACTGACCCTGACTTTCATACGAAGAAGCTGCTACCCCTGTGCCCACCAGCCTTATCCCTAATCTCTGTGATCCTCAATAGGAACTGTCATTCAACATACATTTTTGAGTGCACAATGAACTAAGTTTTAGGGACTAAAAGATGGAAAGTTGTGCTGTCTGCCCCCTAGTGGTTGCGCACACTACTGCTGGAAACAGAATGTAGTGCaagaaagcagagctgggcccaggAGTGTGATGTCCTCCAGCAATGCTCAGCAGCCTAGGACAAGTTCCACGTGAAAAAAATGATTGCCTATGTTCATGCTAGAAAAGGGAGTCACAATTTGTGGTATGTATATGAAGGCTTTGTTGGGTGGTCTGTTAAGTGACCAACAAAGGTGATCCTGCTGGGTAAAGCAGAGTGAGTAAGAGGACCAATAACTTTGGAGAGCAAGGCACTGAAATGAAAGAGTTGGAGGCCATAATATGGTCATAGACAAGTTACTGAGAGGACTTAGCTAAGAAGTTTGGTgactaaaccaaaaaaaaaaaaaaaaaaaaaaaaaaacctccaggaTGGAGGATGGAATACATATATACAGAAAGTTCTAAAAGAACAATATTGAAACAGATCCTGGGTTTGGTTTGACTGGCAGATTCTTGTGGAGGTTGTTAAGCTATACAGCTGTCAATAACCTTACCACGGAACTCACCACACCATGTCATGTCTGCTCCTTTACTTGCTGACTCAACAGCTAGCCAGTGATTTGTGATGGGAGAGACTATGCCTGGTTGGTGTTCTCCTTACTCCCTGCTTTGTCTGCAACTTGTTGCTATTCGTAAATGAAGACACAAGGAAATATTAAACATTAAACATTCAAAGatgttgccggcgccgcggctcaataggctaatcctccacctacggcgcctgcaccctgggttctagtcccggttggggcgccagattctgtcccagttgctcctcttccagtccagctctctgctgtggcccaggagtgcaatggaggatggcccaagtgcttgggctcctgcacctgcatgggagaccaggaagcacctggctcctggcttcagatcagcacggtgcaccggctgcagcggccattgaggggtgaaccaacagaaaaggaagacctttctctctgtctctctctctctcactgtccactctgcctgtcaaaaaaaagaaaaagaaaaaagcattcaCAGATGTCTTGATAAAAATGTCCAGTTAGGTGTGTTTAGGAAGAGACAGACTGCATCAGTTGCCATTCTGCTTTGGCATCCCCAGAAATACACACTGTCCACCGGAGGAGAAGAGCCTCAACTTACTGAGCCTTCAACTGAGAATAAAGGCTGAGtcaggaaagggagagaaaaaatggGGTGATTAATGACAGAAATCTAAAACTGAATGaggtttccattttttatttcagagaaagCAGATAGTCTCCCCTAAGGATCACTACAATTAGCAGAACAGAGACCTAGGAGCATTAATACTCTCTTATATATAGTTTTATAATAGTtatgtaaaacttttaaaataataaattcctgTGCTTTCCCTTggttataaaaaaaggaaaggatgtcAGTATTGAAAATGACCAGCTCTGAGCTGGTTCTGGGAAGAGGAGCCGAAGTCAATGTGTTCTTAACTGATGAAAGTTAGGAAACAGAAGGAAGCAAACTGAATTTCTGAGAAGCTAAATATTgcgatcattcattcatttctccttCCATCCAATACAATATTTATCACAAGCTTATAATATGCCAGACACTGAGTTAGAATAGCAGTAAAGAAGACGTGACATTCTGCTCTCGTGGAGCACACGTGATGGTGGGAAAGGCAGACTGCATTCTGACTGGGCAGCTACCAATGCAGGGGGAGGCTGAAGCAGGCATTGGGAATTTTGTCCAGAGTCTTTGCCAAGGATGAAACCCACAGCATTTGGAAGTAAGTTTCTTTTGTCACTTTGTTTAAtaagtttttttccttttgtgtttcaTCTTCCTGCTTGTCACTTTCACTCATCAGCTGACCATGTTGGTGCCTATGGCATAAACCTCTACCAATATTATGGTCCCTCTGGCCAGTACACTCATGAATTTGATGGAGATGAGGAGTTCTATGTGGACCTGGATAAGAAGGAGACTGTCTGGAGTCTACCTGTGTTTCGCAAATTTAGGAGTTTTGATCCACAAGGTGGACTGAGAGAGATAGCTACAGCAAAATACAACTTGGACATCCTGATGAAACGCTCCAACTATACTGCTGCTGTTAATGGTAGGTGCCATCATCCTGCCTCCATACCAGATTTCTCTCCACTCTTCCTTAGGGATAGGTACCCACTCACTAATCTATAAAACTATCTCCTTTCCAAGGAGTCCCAAAATCTCACAGAAATTCCTGAAATCTCATCTCCCATCTCACAAGTCACATATTCCCATGTAATACCAGGGTCCTTACTCCCATAACACATTCCTTGAATCTTTCAAGAAGTACCCATTTCTTGAACCTTATTAAGCACACCCATAGAAGTGCTCATTGCTAAAGCATATGCAGATTACAATGTTTTCTAAGAGCTCTTAAACTAGCAGGTGGGGAAGTTCTGGTGGGAGGGCTCCTCCTGGTGCAGTGCAGAAGCCCAGGACAGAGCTACCACCAACTCACACCAGTGCTGTTTCCTCACCACAGAAGTTCCTGAGGTGACAGTGTTCTCCAAGGCCCCTGTGAGGCTGGGGCAGCCCAACACCCTCATCTGTCTTGTGGACAACATCTTTCCTCCTGTGATCAACATCTCGTGGTTGATCAATGGGCACTCGGTCACAGAAGGTGTTTCTGAGACCAGCTTCCTCTCCAAGAGTGATCACGCCTTCCTCAAAATCGGCTACCTCACCTTCCTCCCTTCTGCTGATGATATTTATGACTGCAGAGTGGAGCACTGGGGCCTGGAGAAGCCACTTCTGAGACACTGGGGTATGTATGAGTTTCATTTATTGGTGCCTTCTTGTCTGTCAAGTCCACAAGATCCCACCTTTTAGCCCCTCTCATGCTCCCAAATTTGTTTTACATGCTTTATTAAGGATTTGAAATGATAAATTTCCCTATCATTCCTAAGCCTGGTGCCCCAAGTCTTTACAGAATCCTCCTACCCTattacacatatatgcacacacaagcCCATACTCTATTCTGACATCTGCAATTTCACTTTCACAGAACCCAAGATCCCAGCCCCCATGTCAGAGCTGACAGAGACTGTGGTCTGTGCCCTGGGGTTGACTGTGGGCCTCGTGGGCATCATAGTAGGCACCATCTTCATCATCCAAGGACTGCGCACAGGTGGTGCCTCCCAACAGCAAGGACCCTTGTGAATCACACCCTGGTAGTGACGGTAAGGATTCAGACTTGTTAGAGCTGAAGCCACAGAGAGGAACAATAAAAGTTGGAGAAAGGTGTAGACATTAATGTGGTTGTAAAGTTGTAGGATAGTTGTGAAATGGCATGCTGATGGCACATGAGCCCCTCAGACCCATGGATCTCATGTCTTTCTCACTGCAGGAATGTTGCCCATCTCCAAGAGAAGAAAGTGCATGTGCTAGATGACCTATCACTATTTTCTGGCCTGATTCATCATATTCCTTGTCTACTGTAATCACTCCTCTGCTCAACCCTTCTGTGGGACTTAAGATGCTACATCCACCTGGAGTTCACATGTGCTTGGAATTTTCTCCTCAATTTTATTTCCTCAATTGTTATTGAACATGAAATCCCTGGAGTATTACATCCAGCCACATAATCCCTCAGTGGCCATGACCCAGTATCTTCTTGGAAATAAATATCTCCTTATGAAGtttttcattgagttttttttcctgattttcatCACAAGTCTTATTAAGACTATGGCAAACAATACGTATTGTACACTTTCATCATTTTAACTAAAATAACTGAAAGGAGCTCCTTAGAAGAGAAAAGGCTTTATTTCAACTTGcagtttgaaagtcacagttcaGGATCAGGTGGCCCCATAGCCTGGCATTTGATGGAGGCTGCCATTGGAGGATGTGGAAGTTGAAGGTGGACCATCTGGTAATCAGGAAAGAAAATAGCCAGGTGAAACTCGAACTCAAACAAGCAACCCTATCTCAAAATCAGTTCCCAAGGACTGCGTGCCCTCAATGATCCAAAGACCTTCTAACAAACCCACTTCTAAGACACCATAATTATATCCATCTCTTCCCTTAATCCATCAACTTTAATATAAAACTTCAGAGTTTAAACATTGGTATGAGTTTTGGGTAAACAATTTCGCTTCAGTCCACAACAGGAGACCCTTATAGTTCAGAATCATTTGATCTCATTTCTCAGATAATGTTCCATGCTCAGTAgcacaaaaataatcaaacataATCTGATAATATTTGTAGGGCTTAACAGAAGTTAACATTTCTCTCCTCCTTTGGTTTGTACAATTTTCCATTGCTATGGCCATACAATTCAAGCATCAGTGAAGGTAATACATACCCTCCCTTCATGGTGTAGATGTCTGATAGCACAAATGTGAAAGCTTAAGTATTTTTATACTCATATTAATACAGTTTTCAAAAGTTATTACaaagaaataatttagaaaaaatggaatttttaatttcaaaagaaccaaaaatcaaaatattcataCCAAAGTCAAAATTTGTTGTCAAAACTTTAGATTTGTGAAAAATGCATAGTGATAGTAGAATGTCCCCCTCCTTTTGGGGGTGTAAGAGTTTTCTAGGCAGGAAAATAGTAAGTCAGAAGAGCAACAGAATAAGACAAGGATGTGAGTGTTTGGGAAGGACCAAAGACATTGCCCTTACTTATGGTTAATGACAATGGGAAAAGGAATGAAGATAGGaattataaacatatttaagGTCTCTAGTTGAAGAGGCCTAGCTGGAAAACTTTGCTTCACTTCCTAGATGGAGTCCTGCTAGACAATCACATAGACTACCCTTTGCTACCATGGATGTCAGAGACAGTAGAGTGGGTATTGCCACAGAAGCTCCTAAGCAGTTAATCCTAAATTACACTCATGGAATTCCATGTCCAATCCTGTGTGCCCTGGGGAGAAGTAAAATACAATATCTCAAGTCCCCTATCCCCTATACCCCTATCCCTTAGTCTACTTGGCCTAAGAGAGTGTGAGTTTACAAGAGAGAAATCCTGGGCAGGACAACATAGGTGAGAAAATGTAACAGCAGCTGTGAGTGCTGGTCCTCTGGCAATTTCTTTATTTCCTAGTGGAAACACTGTGGAAGAAATGAATCAACATAAGGGATTCTCTGGTTCTCCTGGATTTGTTCAAGATCTCACAGTTGTATGTAACCTGACTTGGAGTTATTTTGCCTCTTGACATTATTTCAGGCATATTTCATCTAGAATGGTATTATAGAAATACTATAAATCCATGGGGCTGTGCTCTCCTGTGCATGCTATCTACATCAGTAAACTTAAAATACAATTggtaaaaaaagacaaaacactgCAGCATAATAGACATAATAcagtttgtttaagatttatttattttacttgaaagtcagagttacacagaaagagaaggagagggagagggagagggagagagagagagagagagaaaggtcttccatccatgggttcactccccaactgactgcaacagccggagctgcgtcgatccaaagccaggagccaagagcttctttccaggtctcccatgcgggtgcaggagcccaagggcttggaccatcttccactgctttccctggacatagcagagagctggataggaagtggagcagccagactcgaactggcacccatatgggatgctggcaccacaggtagcgGCTTCAGCCACCATttcacagcgccagccatgacaTAATACAGTTTTATAAGAAGAAACCTAAATCCAAATCCAGGACTCAGCATTTAAAGTCATTATTTTAAGCTTTATAACACTTGGGGAGTTTTCTAATATCCTTGTGTCTTATTTTCTTCACTCACAAAGTAGAAATGATAATACTGTCTTTGCAGAGTTATTGGTAAGGTTTGAATAC
The sequence above is drawn from the Lepus europaeus isolate LE1 chromosome 3, mLepTim1.pri, whole genome shotgun sequence genome and encodes:
- the LOC133756828 gene encoding SLA class II histocompatibility antigen, DQ haplotype D alpha chain-like, which gives rise to MIPNKALILGALALTTMMSRCRAEDIVADHVGAYGINLYQYYGPSGQYTHEFDGDEEFYVDLDKKETVWSLPVFRKFRSFDPQGGLREIATAKYNLDILMKRSNYTAAVNEVPEVTVFSKAPVRLGQPNTLICLVDNIFPPVINISWLINGHSVTEGVSETSFLSKSDHAFLKIGYLTFLPSADDIYDCRVEHWGLEKPLLRHWEPKIPAPMSELTETVVCALGLTVGLVGIIVGTIFIIQGLRTGGASQQQGPL